One Bemisia tabaci chromosome 7, PGI_BMITA_v3 DNA window includes the following coding sequences:
- the LOC109039351 gene encoding 26S proteasome non-ATPase regulatory subunit 5, with product MAELDWFQGKLSRLSTDENVLDNLSEVNIAAANLRPNQLSVIASNLPLGSIFDCVNSSDLDQINAACSALKLFLSALEPRFVLSQYGVHLMRALNHPEPNVQLLTIEQLNRSISEVDLLSSNDLEIIKAVINCLGKDLVVAQPCIKFLITLSHSPAGLSALFSPPILRLLESTMAISSVVQLRVFEVVVGISTFSAPSLHACHASGVFSSLFDTLKNMKDSLARFACLELLTSLALTYHGLKFLEDEGILKYLADQLSAVLGEDDTGLNSLYVPCYIKFFGNVAQLQPEYIFSKYPNIIDKIFEAVDSPDRDTVCKALETVSYIATTTRGKQLLSTYDNKMTITIEQIGSYLKGMPMEYKVTAMNALANMFKLDITDLTDDLLSITKSWFYKLGEDPMQNIMSICRQPFVETRCAGLLVLKSLAILPWGLEEFVRYPGLLEFLLDRSSDTTMQCKDAKYQVIKQIIEAPKAKEILPGPMYVRMREYVRQGLVHVPVQMEVAVDGM from the exons ATGGCGGAGCTAGATTGGTTTCAAGGCAAGCTTAGTCGTCTTTCTACAGACGAAAACGTTCTGGATAATCTCAGTGAAGTTAACATCGCCGCAGCCAATCTGAGACCTAACCAGCTCTCTGTTATCGCTTCCAATCTACCTCTAGGGTCTATCTTCGACTGCGTCAACTCCTCTGATTT AGATCAGATTAACGCAGCCTGCAGTGcactcaaattatttttatctgCTTTGGAGCCAAGATTTGTTCTCTCTCAGTATGGAGTTCACCTGATGAGAGCCTTAAATCATCCAGAACCAAATGTTCAGCTGCTAACAATTGAGCAG TTAAACCGTAGTATCTCAGAGGTCGATCTTCTTTCATCCAATGATCTTGAGATCATAAAAGCTGTGATAAACTGCCTTGGCAAGGATTTGGTAGTAGCGCAACCTTGTATCAAATTTTTAATAACATTGAGCCACTCACCTGCCGGTTTAAGCGCACTTTTCTCACCACCAATTTTACGACTGCTTGAATCCACCATGGCAATCAGTAGCGTTGTGCAACTCAGGGTTTTTGAA GTAGTTGTTGGCATCAGTACCTTCTCTGCACCCAGTCTTCACGCATGCCATGCCTCTGGAGTGTTTTCTTCATTGTTTGATACgcttaaaaatatgaaagacaGCTTGGCAAGGTTTGCCTGTCTTGAGTTACTGACTAGTCTAGCTCTCACATATCATGGCCTCAAATTTCTGGAAGACGAAGGTATCTTGAAGTATCTGGCCGATCAGTTATCAGCTGTACTCGGAGAAGATGATACTGGTCTTAATTCGCTTTACGTCCCCT GTTACATCAAATTCTTTGGAAATGTAGCCCAGTTACAACCAGAGTACATCTTCTCCAAGTATCCTAATATTATTGACAAAATCTTTGAAGCAGTGGATTCACCTGACCGAGACACTGTTTGTAAAGCCTTGGAGACTGTCAGTTACATTGCCACAACGACACGTGGCAAGCAACTTTTGAGCACAtatg ATAATAAAATGACCATCACCATCGAACAAATTGGAAGCTATTTGAAAGGGATGCCGATGGAGTACAAAGTCACAGCCATGAATGCTCTTGCAAATATGTTTAAATTAGAT ATTACTGACCTCACAGATGACTTGTTATCCATTACCAAATCATGGTTTTATAAATTAGGTGAAGATCCAATGCAAAATATCATGAGTATTTGCCGTCAACCATTTGTCGAAACAAGGTGCGCTGGTCTCCTTGTTCTCAAGTCATTAGCCATACTACCCTGGGGATTGGAAGAGTTTGTGCGGTATCCAG GTCTCCTAGAATTTCTCTTGGACCGATCAAGCGACACAACGATGCAGTGCAAGGACGCCAAGTACCAGGTCATCAAACAGATCATCGAAGCTCCTAAAGCCAAAGAGATATTGCCTGGTCCAATGTATGTACGAATGCGAGAGTATGTTAGACAAGGGCTTGTCCACGTTCCCGTTCAGATGGAAGTTGCTGTTGATGGCATGTAA
- the Vps52 gene encoding vacuolar protein sorting-associated protein 52 homolog has translation MESVGGTESEAPSCKIEHLENDSVVQEVLQNGTDLRQYSRQVEKELKEVENKSIQDYIKESQNIVSLHNQIAACDDILERMESMLQSFQSDLGSISNEILSLQQKSCTMSQHLHNRQAIRGQLNQFIEEMVVSDSLISIVNDTPVTDKEFLAQLKILNHKLSFVRDQSTKEVRACQDVKDVLEKLKIKAVIKIRAYLLEQISKFRKPMTNYQIPQNAILKFKFFYEFVLTHERAVAMEVCTEYVNTMSKVYYSYFNSYSSELMKLQYDECATKHDLMGTEDSAKSALFSKNSTYKQKSTIFSIGNRGEVLTSQLEAPIIVPHSAHKNDARYPFEAIFRSLQYALVDNACREYLFLGEFFMLKPSSALNIFSQVMDKTLNLLFKNLETYVDHCYDTIALFLCAHLAMRYQLLCHKRAVPALDQYWDLVQACIWPRFEFVFQLNIKSIKNCDPWKFNKEMKPHYIARRYAEYSSALIEISEEFPHELVTKLLAQLLEETHCFLLRMAAIFTTRKEQLIFLINNYDLIITTLMERTRENSKEVDNFRANLHARNMEFAEEILSPHFGGMIQYVKEEEMSGDKKQSEEMKKLENKQLAIVQPFVTSWKKSLDSIRNEVLSSFPNLVTGANLLQLTLTQFVEYYHRFLKLISLNARNQIPNIHYMMVEIKKYKTNFN, from the exons ATGGAATCTGTCGGAGGGACTGAGAGCGAGGCGCCTAGCTGTAAAATTGAACATCTTGAGAACGATTCTGTGGTTCAAGAGGTTCTTCAGAATGGAACTGATCTGCGTCAGTATTCAAGACAAGTAGAAAAAGAACTGAAAGAAGTTGAAAATAAATCCATACAAGATTACATCAAAGAGAGTCAAAATATTGTTAGTTTACATAACCAAATAGCCGCATGTGATGATATTCTTGAG cggATGGAGTCCatgttgcaaagttttcaaagtGATCTTGGGAGCATAAGCAATGAAATACTATCACTACAACAGAAATCATGCACAATGAGCCAGCATTTACATAATAGACAAGCTATTCGAGGCCAACTAAACCAGTTCATTGAAGAGATGGTTGTCTCTGACTCTCTTATTTC CATAGTTAATGACACCCCTGTAACAGACAAAGAATTTCTGGCCCAATTAAAGATTCTTAACCACAAGTTAAGTTTTGTCAGAGACCAAAGCACCAAag aagTAAGAGCTTGTCAAGATGTCAAGGATGTTTTAGAAAAGTTAAAGATTAAGGCTGTGATAAAGATCCGAGCGTACTTATTGGAACAAATATCAAAATTTAGGAAACCAATGACCAACTATCAAATTCCTCAAAACGCTATACTAAAATTTAA ATTTTTCTATGAGTTTGTGTTAACTCATGAAAGGGCAGTGGCAATGGAAGTCTGCACTGAGTACGTCAATACTATGAGTAAAGTTTATTACTCCTACTTCAATTCATATTCATCTGAATTAATGAAACTCCAA TATGATGAATGCGCTACAAAACATGATTTAATGGGTACTGAGGACAGTGCTAAAAGTgcgcttttttcaaaaaatagcaCTTACAAACAGAAAAGCACCATATTTTCCATTGGTAATCGAGGAGAGGTTCTAACATCTCAGCTAGAAGCTCCAATAATTGTTCCACATTCCGCCCATAAAAATGATGCTAGA TATCCTTTCGAGGCAATTTTTCGATCGTTACAATATGCTTTGGTTGACAATGCTTGCCGAGAGTATTTATTTTTAGGTGAATTTTTCATGCTCAAACCCTCCTCTGCCTTAAACATCTTTAGTCAAGTAATGGATAAAACCCTCAACCTCCTTTTT aaaaatttggaaacatatGTGGATCATTGTTATGATACTATTGCTCTTTTCCTGTGTGCTCATTTGGCCATGCGGTATCAACTCTTATGTCACAAACGAGCTGTCCCAGCCTTGGACCAATACTGGGATTTAGTGCAAGCATGTATTTGGCCCAG gtttgaatttgtttttcaacTGAACATCAAAAGTATCAAAAATTGTGATCCATGGAAATTCAATAAAGAAATGAAACCACATTAT ATTGCTCGCCGGTATGCCGAGTACAGTAGTGCATTGATAGAAATCAGTGAAGAATTTCCTCACGAGTTGGTGACCAAACTGCTGGCTCAATTACTAGAGGAAACGCACTGCTTTTTGTTGCGCATGGCTGCCATTTTCACCACCCGCAAGGAGCAGTTAATATTCCTCATCAACAACTATGACCTCATAATCACCACTCTAATG GAACGTACGCGAGAAAACTCTAAAGAAGTGGACAATTTTCGAGCTAATCTCCATGCAAGGAACATGGAGTTTGCCGAGGAGATCTTATCACCCCATTTTGGCGGGATGATTCAGTACGTGAAGGAGGAAGAAATGTCAGGGGATAAAAAGCAGTCggaggaaatgaaaaaacttgaaa ATAAGCAATTGGCCATTGTTCAACCTTTCGTGACATCTTGGAAAAAATCTTTGGATAGTATTCGTAATGAAGTACTCTCATCATTCCCAAATCTTGTGACCGGAGCAAATTTGCTCCAACTTACTTTAACACAGTTTGTTGAGTATTACCATCGATTCTTGAAACTGATTAGTTTGAATGCCCGTAATCAAATTCCGAACATTCATTACATGATGGTAGAGATAAAGAAGTACAAGAccaatttcaattaa